Proteins from one Triticum aestivum cultivar Chinese Spring chromosome 7A, IWGSC CS RefSeq v2.1, whole genome shotgun sequence genomic window:
- the LOC123147304 gene encoding uncharacterized protein, which translates to MAPPAAGDTPPPPPPLAAESSASTEEESRWLAALSEPELDLLISLKLLAVKRAETAGRPHLADAFDLRTLRALGVVLLEDFKHRLREETSLDATVLDRLALSRDPVTDVGVGCSSSDSEVFRRRSKDQPIKPSGVKRKRKQTHDGRHGEAVKMNKKRRKTSGRR; encoded by the exons atggcgcctcccgccgccggcgacaccccacctcctcctcctcctctggccgcAGAGAGCAGCGccagcaccgaggaggagtcgCGGTGGCTGGCGGCCCTCTCCGAGCCCGAGCTC gatTTGCTCATCAGCCtcaagttgctggccgtgaagcggGCCGAGACGGCCGGCCGCCCCCACCTCGCCGACGCGTTCGATCTGCGCACCCTGCGGGCCCTCG GTGTTGTTTTGCTGGAAGATTTCAAGCACCGGCTAAGAGAAGAAACCTCCCTTGATGCAACCGTTCTTGATAGACTTGCGCTATCAAGGGATCCTGTTACGGATGTTGGTGTCGGTTGTAGCAGCAGTGATTCCGAGGTGTTCAGGCGGCGCAGCAAAGATCAGCCAATAAAGCCAAGCGGTGTCAAGAGGAAACGAAAGCAGACGCATGATGG GCGTCATGGAGAGGCTGTCAAAatgaacaagaaaagaagaaaaacgagCGGGAGGAGATAG